A genomic region of Nitrospirota bacterium contains the following coding sequences:
- a CDS encoding CBS domain-containing protein yields the protein MLTAKDIMTKDVVTVKPETSIEELAALLMKNEISGVPVVDDAGALYGIVTENDLISRNKRLHIPTVISFLDAAIYLESSKKFEADVKRLAATQVKDICSRKVITIAEDASVVDIATIMDEKKVHILPVVKGGKVAGIVGKRDVVRAVAMRAE from the coding sequence ATGCTTACCGCGAAAGACATCATGACGAAGGACGTTGTCACCGTCAAGCCTGAGACTTCGATCGAGGAGTTGGCAGCCCTGCTGATGAAGAACGAGATCAGCGGCGTGCCTGTCGTGGACGATGCCGGCGCGCTCTACGGCATCGTGACCGAGAACGACCTCATAAGCAGGAACAAGAGGCTCCACATCCCCACGGTCATCAGTTTCCTGGACGCGGCCATTTACCTCGAAAGCTCGAAGAAGTTCGAGGCTGACGTCAAACGGCTCGCCGCGACCCAGGTCAAAGACATCTGCTCGCGCAAGGTCATCACCATTGCAGAGGACGCGTCCGTCGTGGACATTGCGACGATCATGGATGAAAAGAAGGTCCATATCCTCCCGGTCGTGAAGGGCGGCAAGGTCGCGGGCATCGTGGGCAAACGCGACGTGGTCAGGGCCGTGGCCATGCGGGCGGAGTGA
- the tsaE gene encoding tRNA (adenosine(37)-N6)-threonylcarbamoyltransferase complex ATPase subunit type 1 TsaE, translated as MFSVVTGSPEQTWRIGERLGALLGPGDTVCLYGDLGAGKTSFSYGIALGLEVKTQYVTSPTFTFVNEYQGRVPFYHIDLYRLKGPEELENIGFGEYIGSRGAAVIEWAERAEDELPAERLSVYLTYVDEQRREIGFLGEGERYRRMVDTLKQELGT; from the coding sequence ATGTTCAGCGTGGTCACGGGGAGCCCGGAACAGACGTGGAGGATCGGAGAGAGGCTGGGCGCGCTGCTCGGGCCCGGGGATACGGTCTGCCTCTACGGCGACCTCGGGGCCGGCAAGACGAGCTTCTCCTACGGCATCGCCCTCGGGCTCGAAGTAAAAACGCAGTATGTGACTAGCCCCACGTTCACCTTTGTGAACGAATACCAGGGGCGGGTGCCCTTCTACCATATCGACCTGTACCGTCTGAAGGGTCCTGAAGAGCTCGAGAACATCGGGTTCGGAGAGTACATCGGTTCCCGCGGCGCCGCCGTGATCGAGTGGGCCGAACGGGCCGAGGACGAACTCCCGGCGGAGCGCCTCAGTGTATACCTCACGTACGTTGACGAGCAGCGCCGCGAGATAGGGTTCCTCGGCGAAGGCGAGCGGTACCGGAGGATGGTCGATACCCTGAAGCAGGAGCTGGGAACATGA
- a CDS encoding NAD(+)/NADH kinase — MKKIGIIAKNIPEAQRATRKLAAWLDSRGKKVFIDTVTAEAIRMRGHEAASIPSLVEMIIVLGGDGTLLSAARHVADAHSDVPIFGVNLGSLGFMAEVSLDELYDNLEKAIAGRLATEDRIMLTASVIRGGDRVSQYRVLNDAVVNKGALARMMELKVSVNEGHLTTFRADGLIVATPTGSTAYSLSAGGPIIYPTIHCFVLTPICPHTLSNRPIALPDNVVVTVCLISPSEDVTLTLDGQIGFPLLPKDIVEIKKSRFRMRLIKHPAKSYYEILRTKLKWGN; from the coding sequence ATGAAAAAGATCGGAATCATCGCAAAGAACATTCCGGAAGCGCAGCGGGCCACGCGGAAACTGGCTGCGTGGCTCGATTCACGCGGCAAGAAGGTATTTATTGACACCGTCACCGCCGAAGCCATCAGGATGCGCGGCCACGAGGCGGCGTCCATCCCTTCGCTCGTCGAGATGATCATCGTGCTCGGCGGGGACGGCACGCTCCTCTCCGCCGCACGCCACGTGGCCGATGCCCACAGCGATGTGCCGATCTTCGGCGTGAACCTGGGGAGCCTCGGGTTCATGGCGGAGGTGTCCCTGGACGAGCTGTACGACAACCTGGAAAAGGCGATAGCGGGCCGTCTCGCAACCGAGGACCGGATCATGCTCACCGCGAGCGTCATCCGCGGGGGCGACCGTGTGTCCCAGTACCGCGTGCTGAACGACGCGGTCGTGAACAAGGGGGCGCTCGCCCGCATGATGGAGCTCAAGGTATCCGTGAACGAAGGGCACCTGACGACCTTCCGTGCCGACGGTCTGATCGTCGCGACACCTACGGGCTCCACGGCCTATTCCCTCTCGGCCGGCGGGCCCATCATCTATCCGACAATCCACTGTTTCGTACTGACCCCGATCTGCCCCCACACGCTCTCGAACCGGCCGATCGCCCTGCCGGACAACGTCGTCGTGACGGTCTGCCTGATATCGCCGAGTGAAGACGTCACCCTCACGCTCGACGGTCAGATCGGGTTTCCCCTGCTCCCGAAGGACATCGTGGAGATCAAGAAGTCCCGGTTCAGGATGCGGCTGATCAAGCACCCCGCGAAGAGCTATTACGAGATCCTGAGGACCAAGCTGAAGTGGGGGAATTGA